Proteins from one Rosa chinensis cultivar Old Blush chromosome 7, RchiOBHm-V2, whole genome shotgun sequence genomic window:
- the LOC112179623 gene encoding laccase-14, whose protein sequence is MLVVNDRFPGPEIRVHRGDKIYVNVQNQGSYGLTIHWHGIRQLRNPWSDGPEYITQCPIQPRTNFTYEVLLSKEEGTVWWHAHSDWTRASVHGAIVILPAVGTTFPFPKPDEDEVIIIASWYKGDLQARVDEAMEDNENLPHSDAYTINGQPGDLCPCSNEATYRRNVDYGKTYLLRIVNANIDADIFFAIAQHNFTVVGLDGAYIKPIDTTYIVLSPGQTMDVLLEANQVLGHYYMAGRHFSSENLAVVDFDHANVTAILEYNGNYTHPTSPVFPSNLPMYHDFVASLNFTNQIRSLAIPEYAVNVPLDNEITTRMFITTSMNSLYCEDSSSGCETKQISASVNNISWVNPSSDILQAYYRNISGVYSADFPDYPPSFYNFTDESYSIDTVLTVQGRKVKVLNYNESVEIVFQGTNVLDGSVNHPMHLHGYSFYVVGYGFGNYDNVTDPKGFNLVDPPEVNTFAVPKNGWLAIRFTANNPGVWFWHCHMERHLTWGMEAAFIVKNGDTIETSIRQPPSYMPPLEKINKETRTLIAQVCFPLQSMKLLLVSFFLVFFLARDIYSMHPFESGS, encoded by the exons ATGTTAGTTGTAAATGATCGTTTCCCAGGCCCAGAGATACGAGTTCATAGAGGAGATAAAATTTATGTGAATGTTCAAAATCAAGGAAGCTACGGTTTGACAATTCACtg GCATGGAATAAGGCAGCTAAGAAATCCATGGTCAGATGGTCCTGAGTACATCACACAGTGTCCTATTCAGCCCAGGACAAATTTCACCTACGAAGTCCTATTATCCAAGGAAGAAGGAACTGTCTGGTGGCATGCTCACAGTGATTGGACGCGGGCCAGTGTTCATGGTGCCATTGTCATCTTGCCTGCTGTTGGAACCACATTTCCATTTCCTAAACCTGATGAAGATGAGGTCATCATAATTG CATCCTGGTATAAGGGAGATCTGCAAGCGCGGGTTGATGAGGCTATGGAAGATAACGAGAACTTACCTCATTCTGATGCTTACACCATAAATGGCCAGCCTGGAGATCTTTGTCCTTGCTCAAATG AAGCAACTTACCGTCGGAATGTGGACTACGGCAAGACCTATCTTCTTCGTATAGTCAATGCAAACATTGATGCAGATATTTTCTTTGCAATTGCACAACACAACTTTACTGTGGTTGGACTCGATGGAGCCTATATTAAACCCATTGACACAACCTACATAGTGTTGAGCCCTGGACAAACAATGGATGTTTTGCTTGAAGCAAATCAGGTTCTCGGGCACTATTACATGGCGGGGAGACATTTCTCGAGTGAGAATTTGGCGGTTGTTGACTTTGACCATGCGAATGTTACTGCAATTTTAGAATACAATGGCAACTATACCCATCCGACATCTCCTGTCTTTCCCAGTAATCTTCCGATGTACCACGACTTTGTAGCATCACTGAACTTCACAAACCAAATTAGAAGCTTAGCCATCCCGGAATATGCTGTAAATGTCCCATTAGACAATGAAATTACTACTAGGATGTTTATAACAACTTCCATGAATTCTCTCTATTGTGAAGATTCAAGCTCAGGTTGTGAAACGAAACAAATCAGTGCAAGCGTAAATAATATCAGTTGGGTTAACCCAAGTAGTGATATCTTGCAAGCCTATTACAG AAACATAAGCGGAGTCTACTCAGCAGATTTCCCAGATTATCCACCTTCTTTCTATAACTTCACTGATGAATCGTACTCGATTGATACGGTGTTAACAGTACAAGGGAGAAAGGTTAAGGTGTTAAATTACAATGAATCGGTTGAGATTGTATTTCAGGGAACTAATGTGTTAGACGGCTCTGTGAATCATCCGATGCATTTGCATGGATATAGCTTTTATGTGGTTGGGTATGGCTTTGGAAATTATGACAATGTTACTGACCCCAAAGGGTTTAATTTAGTTGATCCTCCTGAGGTAAATACATTTGCAGTTCCCAAGAATGGATGGTTAGCAATCAGATTCACAGCAAACAATCCAG GGGTGTGGTTTTGGCATTGTCATATGGAGAGACACCTGACTTGGGGTATGGAAGCTGCTTTTATAGTAAAGAATGGGGACACTATTGAGACTAGCATTCGCCAACCTCCAAGTTACATGCCTCCAT tGGAGAAGATAAACAAGGAGACTAGAACTTTGATTGCCCAAGTTTGTTTTCCTCTTCAAAGCATGAAGTTACTTCTTGTTAGTTTCTTCCTTGTATTTTTCTTAGCTAGAGATATTTACTCTATGCACCCTTTTGAGAGCGGGTCTTGA